The window AAATAATATGTTTAATAGAACTAGAAGACTAAGAAGTTCTCAAGTTATGAGAAATTTAGTGAAAAATATAGATTTTACTTTAGATAATCTAATCTATCCACTATTCATAGAAGAGGGAGAAAATATAAAAGTTGAGATTCCATCGATGAAGGGACAGTATAGAATATCAATAGATAGATTAGAAGAGGAACTAGTAGAATTAAAAAATTTAGGAATAAAATCATTGCTTTTATTTGGAATTCCTAAAAAGAAAGATCCAGTAGGAAGTGAAGGGTACAATGATAAAGGGATAGTTCAAGAGGCGATAAGATTTATTAAATCTAAATTTCCAGAATTTTTAGTTGTTACAGATGTATGTCTATGTGAGTATACATCTCATGGACATTGTGGAATCTTAAGAGGAGAGGAGTTATTAAATGATGAGACTTTAAAACTTTTACAAAAAGTAGCTCTTTCTCATGCTAAAGCAGGGGCAGATATGGTGGCACCATCAGATATGATGGATGGTAGAATAAAAGCTATAAGAGAGATACTAGATGAAAATGGATTTATAAACTTACCAATTATGGCATATAGTGTGAAATATGCATCAGCTTACTATGGTCCGTTTAGAGATGCAGCTGACTCAGCTCCAGCATTTGGAGATAGAAAGACGTATCAAATGGATTTTAGAAATTCTAAGGATTATTTGATAGAGGTTGAAAATGATATTTTAGAAGGTGCTGATATAATAATGGTAAAACCTGGAATGCCTTATTTAGATGTAGTTAAAGGAGTAGCGGATGCTATATCAAATCCTGTTGCTATTTATAATGTAAGTGGTGAATATTCTATGGTAAAAGCAG of the Cetobacterium sp. NK01 genome contains:
- the hemB gene encoding porphobilinogen synthase translates to MFNRTRRLRSSQVMRNLVKNIDFTLDNLIYPLFIEEGENIKVEIPSMKGQYRISIDRLEEELVELKNLGIKSLLLFGIPKKKDPVGSEGYNDKGIVQEAIRFIKSKFPEFLVVTDVCLCEYTSHGHCGILRGEELLNDETLKLLQKVALSHAKAGADMVAPSDMMDGRIKAIREILDENGFINLPIMAYSVKYASAYYGPFRDAADSAPAFGDRKTYQMDFRNSKDYLIEVENDILEGADIIMVKPGMPYLDVVKGVADAISNPVAIYNVSGEYSMVKAAAENGWIDEEKIVMENMYAMRRAGADIIITYHAKDIAKWLKRGVN